The Bombus fervidus isolate BK054 chromosome 1, iyBomFerv1, whole genome shotgun sequence genome includes a window with the following:
- the Eas gene encoding ethanolamine kinase 1: MDQLCEEQHLDVTIDENEIVDGAREIIKKIRPTWPLDKLHFKIFTDGITNKLIGVWYSEHYNEMVLVRVYGHKTDLLIDRKDETRNIRVLNKAGFTHSIYATFNNGLAYQFIEGNILTIETVRNSDIYVLVAKRMAQMHRLKPDDTEMPKNACIWKKLEKFMEIMPKKFLDVTKQTRFEKLIKPFGVLKQEYETLKKELINLNNEVVFAHNDLLLGNVLYNEKEMSVTFIDFEYTGYNYQAYDIANHFAEFAGVDNPDYSLYPEEQLQKAWLNIYLQEYNNVKCVPENEINLLYLQVNKFVLLSHFFWGCWGLIQSEHSTIDFDFLEYAAIRFNEYFKWKEGNLKTKL, encoded by the exons ATGGACCAATTATGCGAAGAGCAGCATCTTGACGTAACAAttgatgaaaatgaaattgttgaTGGTGCTagagaaataattaagaaaatcagACCAACATGGCCTTTGGATAAATTGCATTTTAag atatttACAGATGGAATCACAAATAAACTTATAGGAGTATGGTATTCTGAGCATTACAATGAGATGGTATTAGTTAGAGTTTATGGACATAAGACAGATCTGCTCATTGATCGAAAAGATGAAACAAGAAATATTCGA GTATTAAACAAAGCAGGTTTTACACATTCCATTTATGCTACATTCAATAATGGTTTAGCTTACCAGTTCATTGAAGGTAATATACTTACAATAGAAACAGTCAGAAACTCTGACATATATGTATTAGTTGCTAAGAGAATGGCTCAAATGCATAGACTTAAACCTGATGATACTGAGATGCCCAAAAATGCTTGTATTTGGaagaagttagaaaaatttatggaaattatgccaaaaaaatttttagatGTTACCAAACAAACAAG GTTTGAGAAGCTCATAAAGCCATTTGGTGTGTTAAAACAGGAATATGAAACACTGAAAAAGGAActgataaatttgaataatgaaGTAGTGTTTGCTCATAATGATTTACTTCTAGGGAATGTACTTTATAATGAAAAGGAAATGTCAGTAACGTTTATTGACTTTGAATATACAGGATATAACTATCAAGCTTATGATATAGCTAATCATTTTGCTGAATTTGCTG GTGTTGATAATCCTGATTATTCATTATATCCTGAAGAACAGCTGCAGAAAGCGtggttaaatatatatcttcaGGAATATAACAATGTAAAATGTGTAcctgaaaatgaaattaatttactgtatttacaagtaaataaatttgttctttTATCACACTTTTTTTGGGGTTGTTGGGGACTCATACAAAGTGAACATTCAACAATTGACTTTGACTTTTTAGA GTATGCTGCAATACGATTTAATGAGTATTTCAAATGGAAAGAAGGAAATCTTaagacaaaattataa
- the Pras40 gene encoding proline-rich Akt substrate 40 kDa codes for MHIACKCLNVSIKSRGTELQKVNINDIELTAEEQNDGFFQQNLASIPELEGITKEQPGLVEIRNIGSWVIHRCYNCSIYTHAVHRDYGAALVLINTDIVTSPEEINKLRSNPDYSSVFRIVIAHNTLDELDYFQQPTKFSVSQLPNNVQVALGGLQQQLEEAVQRQSTEIENKIRAFTSEQYQLLEQFRERAHNEHRLLRRLICKGEEMNRLTNNIETPPTTPDSFTTSLTTSTTNTVNTSHVVSNETKIIANSNVKYETGAKHSPNLLVNGSIDKKDRIYIYTKEPTSFDTEALFPLEGMEDTLNTDQVQSSEEGSDTDDSGQDEGIHMPRGQRGGHPTLAKSLPVSVPSFPSFVRKTVQDEDDDQLSRDPHDPHNIRASIKALAKSVHGDTVFGDLPRPRFSTQI; via the exons ATGCATATAGCATGCAAATGTTTAAATGTGTCCATAAAGTCCAGGGGCACCGAACTGCAGAAGGTCAACATCAATGATATTGAATTGACAGCTGAAGAGCAGAACGACGGTTTCTTTCAGCAg AACCTTGCATCAATACCAGAACTTGAAGGTATTACTAAGGAACAACCAGGTTTGGTAGAGATAAGAAATATAGGATCATGGGTTATTCACCGTTGTTACAATTGTTCAATATATACTCATGCTGTGCATAGAGATTATGGTGCTGCTTTAGTTCTTATTAATACTGATATTGTT ACTTCACCTgaagaaataaacaaattaagGTCTAATCCAGATTATAGTTCAGTGTTTAGAATAGTAATCGCTCATAATACTTTGGATGAACTTGATTATTTTCAACAACCTACCAAATTCTCTG TGTCACAGTTACCTAATAATGTACAAGTGGCTTTGGGTGGTCTCCAACAGCAGCTTGAAGAAGCTGTTCAAAGACAGTCtacagaaatagaaaataaaattcgtgcTTTTACATCTGAACAATATCAATTGTTAGAGCAGTTTCGTGAAAGAGCTCATAATGAACATAGATTATTGAGAAG ACTAATTTGTAAAGGAGAAGAAATGAATAGATTAACAAATAACATAGAAACTCCTCCTACAACTCCAGACAGTTTTACAACCAGTTTAACTACCTCTACAACAAATACAGTAAACACATCACATGTAGTATCAAATGAGAcgaaaattattgcaaattcTAATGTTAAATATGAAACTGGTGCTAAACATTCTCCTAATCTCCTTGTT aATGGTAGCATAGATAAGAAAgatcgaatatatatatacactaaAGAACCAACTAGTTTTGACACAGAAGCTTTATTTCCTTTGGAAGGAATGGAAGACACTCTTAATACTGATCAAGTTCAATCTTCAGAAGAAGGATCTGATACAGACG ATTCAGGACAAGATGAAGGTATTCACATGCCAAGGGGACAAAGAGGTGGACATCCTACATTAGCCAAATCGTTACCAGTTAGTGTTCCATCTTTTCCATCATTTGTCCGTAAAACAGTTCAAGATGAAGATGATGATCag CTTTCAAGAGATCCACATGATCCACATAACATTCGAGCATCGATTAAAGCTTTAGCAAAAAGCGTTCATGGTGATACAGTATTTGGAGACTTGCCACGTCCTCGTTTCTCTACTCAAATCTGA
- the Eif3m gene encoding eukaryotic translation initiation factor 3 subunit M isoform X2 codes for MIVIPTERAENLILAFCEKLTKAPGYKLGLVCLKALWLLFQSLPDDSPMRYHVYYHLVQIARNVDQVKAVYGGIDQLKQQFASLPPSNEQMQKLLRLLHEVLLSCKQGEQAAAVMVELLGTYTAENASAAREDAQRCILAALADPNTFLLDPLLALKPVRFLEGELIHDLLLVFVQDKLPAYLDFYQHHKEFVEHQLGLNHEQNMKKMRLLTFMQLAETNPEMSFDTIQEELQINEDEVESFIIDVLKTKLVRARMDQAGRKVLISSTMHRTFGKQQWMQLRDLLAAWKANLTAVQEGMKSVAAAQMELAGKNKTSITH; via the exons ATGATTgtg atcCCCACTGAACGtgcagaaaatttaatattagcaTTTTGTGAGAAATTAACAAAAGCTCCTGGATATAAACTTGGTTTAGTATGTCTAAAAGC aTTGTGGTTATTATTTCAATCTCTTCCTGATGACTCTCCAATGAGATATCATGTCTATTATCACTTAGTTCAAATTGCTCGCAATGTGGATCAAGTAAAAGCTGTGTATGGTGGAATAGATCAATTAAAGCAACAGTTTGCATCACTTCCACCATCAAATGAACAAATGCAAAAATTACTTCGGTTACTTCATGAAGTACTTTTAAGTTGCAAACAGgg gGAACAAGCTGCTGCTGTTATGGTAGAACTTTTAGGTACTTATACAGCAGAAAATGCTTCTGCAGCTAGAGAAGATGCACAACGTTGCATTTTAGCTGCATTGGCAGATCCAAATACATTTCTGCTTGACCCATTGTTAGCATTAAAACCTGTAAGATTCTTGGAAGGGGAACTCATTCATGATTTACTTCTTGTCTTTGTACAAGACAAGTTACCTGCATACTTAGATTTTTATCAACATCATAAGGAATTTGTAGAACATCAACTTG gaTTAAATCATGAGCAAAACATGAAGAAAATGAGACTACTAACATTTATGCAACTAGCAGAAACAAACCCTGAAATGTCATTTGATACAATTCAGgaagaattacaaattaatgaaGATGAAGTAGAAAGTTTTATTATTGATg TATTGAAAACGAAACTTGTTAGAGCTCGTATGGATCAAGCAGGTCGCAAAGTTCTCATTTCAAGTACCATGCATAGAACATTTGGCAAACAACAGTGGATGCAACTACGCGATTTACTCGCAGCCTGGAAAGCAAATTTAACTGCTGTACAAGAGGGTATGAAATCTGTAGCTGCTGCACAAATGGAACTTGCTGGAAAAAACAAAACTTCTATTACCCATTGA
- the Eif3m gene encoding eukaryotic translation initiation factor 3 subunit M isoform X1, whose product MQVPPIFMELPLEDQAQELRIYFKNLGAEISEEKSPKGIEDDLHKIIGVCEACFKEGNESEIETVLNDIVSIMIVIPTERAENLILAFCEKLTKAPGYKLGLVCLKALWLLFQSLPDDSPMRYHVYYHLVQIARNVDQVKAVYGGIDQLKQQFASLPPSNEQMQKLLRLLHEVLLSCKQGEQAAAVMVELLGTYTAENASAAREDAQRCILAALADPNTFLLDPLLALKPVRFLEGELIHDLLLVFVQDKLPAYLDFYQHHKEFVEHQLGLNHEQNMKKMRLLTFMQLAETNPEMSFDTIQEELQINEDEVESFIIDVLKTKLVRARMDQAGRKVLISSTMHRTFGKQQWMQLRDLLAAWKANLTAVQEGMKSVAAAQMELAGKNKTSITH is encoded by the exons ATGCAAGTTCCTCCAATTTTTATGGAATTACCCTTAGAAGATCAG GCGCAAGAGctaagaatatattttaagaatttgGGTGCTGAAATAAGTGAAGAAAAATCTCCTAAAGGAATAGAAGatgatttacataaaattattggTGTTTGTGAAGCTTGCTTCAAGGAAGGAAATGAAAGCGAAATAGAAACAGTCTTAAATGACATTGTATCTATTATGATTgtg atcCCCACTGAACGtgcagaaaatttaatattagcaTTTTGTGAGAAATTAACAAAAGCTCCTGGATATAAACTTGGTTTAGTATGTCTAAAAGC aTTGTGGTTATTATTTCAATCTCTTCCTGATGACTCTCCAATGAGATATCATGTCTATTATCACTTAGTTCAAATTGCTCGCAATGTGGATCAAGTAAAAGCTGTGTATGGTGGAATAGATCAATTAAAGCAACAGTTTGCATCACTTCCACCATCAAATGAACAAATGCAAAAATTACTTCGGTTACTTCATGAAGTACTTTTAAGTTGCAAACAGgg gGAACAAGCTGCTGCTGTTATGGTAGAACTTTTAGGTACTTATACAGCAGAAAATGCTTCTGCAGCTAGAGAAGATGCACAACGTTGCATTTTAGCTGCATTGGCAGATCCAAATACATTTCTGCTTGACCCATTGTTAGCATTAAAACCTGTAAGATTCTTGGAAGGGGAACTCATTCATGATTTACTTCTTGTCTTTGTACAAGACAAGTTACCTGCATACTTAGATTTTTATCAACATCATAAGGAATTTGTAGAACATCAACTTG gaTTAAATCATGAGCAAAACATGAAGAAAATGAGACTACTAACATTTATGCAACTAGCAGAAACAAACCCTGAAATGTCATTTGATACAATTCAGgaagaattacaaattaatgaaGATGAAGTAGAAAGTTTTATTATTGATg TATTGAAAACGAAACTTGTTAGAGCTCGTATGGATCAAGCAGGTCGCAAAGTTCTCATTTCAAGTACCATGCATAGAACATTTGGCAAACAACAGTGGATGCAACTACGCGATTTACTCGCAGCCTGGAAAGCAAATTTAACTGCTGTACAAGAGGGTATGAAATCTGTAGCTGCTGCACAAATGGAACTTGCTGGAAAAAACAAAACTTCTATTACCCATTGA
- the Riok2 gene encoding RIO kinase 2 isoform X1: protein MGKLNVTMLRYLTKDDFRVLTAIEMGMKNHELVPASLAAHIANLRYGGVHKLLKELCKHRLLSYERGKHYDGYRLTNSGYDYLALKVLAQRGIIASFGNQIGVGKESNIYIVTDDDRTPMCLKLHRLGRTCFRNIKGKRDYHQHRKSASWLYLSRISATREFAYMKALFDRGFPVPKPIDLNRHCVVMELVEGGPLCGVYRLDDVESLYDELMNLIVKLGNHGVIHGDFNEFNIMITNSGKPILIDFPQMVSTEHVDAQTYFERDVNCVRDFFKRRFAYESELYPTFQDISREDCIDVEIKASGITKQMEKDLLREIGMVNVEDEEIEEDCNEDMDEENRSMNNSEIDYLQLQVENSVRNEFMCTSKKTSEDSEANEKKDSTVLSVEDRILEEGVKKIDTSKSVGNLIGKKSYDLNVKHNEEITNSLLFTGTCDSEDDDVEKFNESESMYSSSTVATIAPELIRKKVKIALQKREKREQSRRILAKGEANATTRVRRENRDTIKQSTGIWGWE, encoded by the exons ATGGGGAAATTAAACGTGACGATGTTACGATATTTAACAAAAGATGATTTTCGTGTTTTAACAGCG ATTGAAATGGGAATGAAGAATCATGAACTTGTTCCTGCATCACTGGCTGCGCACATAGCAAATTTGCGTTATGGTGGTGTACATAAGTTGTTGAAGGAACTATGCAAACATAGGCTTCTCAGTTATGAACGTGGGAAACATT ATGATGGTTATCGTTTGACAAATTCAGGCTATGACTATTTAGCTCTAAAAGTTTTGGCACAAAGAGGTATTATTGCTTCTTTTGGTAATCAAATTGGAGTAGGAAAAGaatctaatatttatatagttacCGATGACGATAGAACTCCAATGTGTCTAAAACTGCATCGATTGGGAAGGACTTGTTTTAGAAATATCAAAGGTAAGAGAGATTATCATCAACATAGAAAATCGGCATCATGGTTATATCTATCAAGAATATCGGCAACAAGAGAATTTGCATATATGAAAGCACTTTTCGATAGAGGATTTCCAGTACCTAAACCAATTGATCTCAATAGACATTGCGTTGTTATGGAGCTGGTTGAAGGTGGACCTCT ATGTGGTGTATACAGATTAGACGATGTCGAATCGTTATATGACGAACTAATGAATTTGATTGTAAAACTGGGAAATCACGGAGTTATTCATGGagatttcaatgaatttaatatcATGATAACAAATAGCGGAAAACCCATTCTTATTGATTTTCCACAAATGGTTTCTACCGAGCATGTAGATGCTCAAACTTATTTTGAAAGAGACGTAAACTGTGTTCgtgatttttttaaaagacGGTTTGCTTACGAAAGTGAGTTGTACCCGACGTTTCAAGATATTTC GAGAGAAGATTGTATCGATGTAGAAATTAAGGCCAGCGGTATTACAAAACAAATGGAGAAGGATCTTTTGAGGGAAATAGGCATGGTCAATGTTGAAGATGAAGAAATTGAGGAGGATTgtaacgaggatatggacgaagaaaatagaagtATGAATAACAGTGAAATTGATTATTTACAACTTCAAGTCGAGAACTCTGTGAGAAATGAATTTATGTGTACATCAAAGAAAACATCCGAAGACTCAGAAGCAAATGAGAAGAAAGACTCAACTGTTTTATCCGTAGAAGATCGTATTTTAGAAGAAGGTGTTAAAAAGATCGATACGAGTAAGTCAGTGGGAAACCTAATAGGCAAAAAGTCATATGATTTAAATGTAAAGCACAACGAAGAAATAACCAATTCGTTACTTTTTACAGGAACATGCGATTCAGAAGATGATGatgtagaaaaatttaatgaatcgGAAAGTATGTACAGTAGTAGCACAGTTGCAACGATCGCCCCTGAACTTATTAGGAAAAAGGTGAAAATAGCTTTACAAAAACGTGAAAAGAGGGAGCAATCCAGAAGAATTCTCGCGAAAGGAGAGGCAAATGCGACAACTAGAGTTAGAAGGGAGAATAGGGATACGATTAAACAATCAACAGGGATATGGGGGTGggaataa
- the Riok2 gene encoding RIO kinase 2 isoform X2: MGKLNVTMLRYLTKDDFRVLTAIEMGMKNHELVPASLAAHIANLRYGGVHKLLKELCKHRLLSYERGKHYDGYRLTNSGYDYLALKVLAQRGIIASFGNQIGVGKESNIYIVTDDDRTPMCLKLHRLGRTCFRNIKGKRDYHQHRKSASWLYLSRISATREFAYMKALFDRGFPVPKPIDLNRHCVVMELVEGGPLCGVYRLDDVESLYDELMNLIVKLGNHGVIHGDFNEFNIMITNSGKPILIDFPQMVSTEHVDAQTYFERDVNCVRDFFKRRFAYESELYPTFQDISREDCIDVEIKASGITKQMEKDLLREIGMVNVEDEEIEEDCNEDMDEENRSMNNSEIDYLQLQVENSVRNEFMCTSKKTSEDSEANEKKDSTVLSVEDRILEEGVKKIDTRTCDSEDDDVEKFNESESMYSSSTVATIAPELIRKKVKIALQKREKREQSRRILAKGEANATTRVRRENRDTIKQSTGIWGWE, encoded by the exons ATGGGGAAATTAAACGTGACGATGTTACGATATTTAACAAAAGATGATTTTCGTGTTTTAACAGCG ATTGAAATGGGAATGAAGAATCATGAACTTGTTCCTGCATCACTGGCTGCGCACATAGCAAATTTGCGTTATGGTGGTGTACATAAGTTGTTGAAGGAACTATGCAAACATAGGCTTCTCAGTTATGAACGTGGGAAACATT ATGATGGTTATCGTTTGACAAATTCAGGCTATGACTATTTAGCTCTAAAAGTTTTGGCACAAAGAGGTATTATTGCTTCTTTTGGTAATCAAATTGGAGTAGGAAAAGaatctaatatttatatagttacCGATGACGATAGAACTCCAATGTGTCTAAAACTGCATCGATTGGGAAGGACTTGTTTTAGAAATATCAAAGGTAAGAGAGATTATCATCAACATAGAAAATCGGCATCATGGTTATATCTATCAAGAATATCGGCAACAAGAGAATTTGCATATATGAAAGCACTTTTCGATAGAGGATTTCCAGTACCTAAACCAATTGATCTCAATAGACATTGCGTTGTTATGGAGCTGGTTGAAGGTGGACCTCT ATGTGGTGTATACAGATTAGACGATGTCGAATCGTTATATGACGAACTAATGAATTTGATTGTAAAACTGGGAAATCACGGAGTTATTCATGGagatttcaatgaatttaatatcATGATAACAAATAGCGGAAAACCCATTCTTATTGATTTTCCACAAATGGTTTCTACCGAGCATGTAGATGCTCAAACTTATTTTGAAAGAGACGTAAACTGTGTTCgtgatttttttaaaagacGGTTTGCTTACGAAAGTGAGTTGTACCCGACGTTTCAAGATATTTC GAGAGAAGATTGTATCGATGTAGAAATTAAGGCCAGCGGTATTACAAAACAAATGGAGAAGGATCTTTTGAGGGAAATAGGCATGGTCAATGTTGAAGATGAAGAAATTGAGGAGGATTgtaacgaggatatggacgaagaaaatagaagtATGAATAACAGTGAAATTGATTATTTACAACTTCAAGTCGAGAACTCTGTGAGAAATGAATTTATGTGTACATCAAAGAAAACATCCGAAGACTCAGAAGCAAATGAGAAGAAAGACTCAACTGTTTTATCCGTAGAAGATCGTATTTTAGAAGAAGGTGTTAAAAAGATCGATACGA GAACATGCGATTCAGAAGATGATGatgtagaaaaatttaatgaatcgGAAAGTATGTACAGTAGTAGCACAGTTGCAACGATCGCCCCTGAACTTATTAGGAAAAAGGTGAAAATAGCTTTACAAAAACGTGAAAAGAGGGAGCAATCCAGAAGAATTCTCGCGAAAGGAGAGGCAAATGCGACAACTAGAGTTAGAAGGGAGAATAGGGATACGATTAAACAATCAACAGGGATATGGGGGTGggaataa